A genomic window from Thermostichus vulcanus str. 'Rupite' includes:
- the speA gene encoding biosynthetic arginine decarboxylase, translating into MPTLTRSPWTLRDSEKLYRISGWGDPYFRINAAGHVEVTPQGMQQQEPGIDLYQLVTDLVARGLQLPLLIRFPEIVADRIGRICGSFQQAIERFGYPNVYRGVYPVKVNQQRHLVEEVVNHGRAYHFGLEAGSKPELLIALALLDTPEALLVCNGYKDRDFIETALLAQRLGRTPIIVLERLQELELVLEAADKLGIDPILGVRAKLSAQGIGRWGTSAGDRAKFGLTATDILQVVERLRKAGKLHCLRLLHYHIGSQISMVSVHGRAVREASQIYIELVKLGAPMGYLDIGGGLGIDYDGSQSTNHSSQSYSLEDYAATVVQTVLTTLEPHGIQPPILVTESGRALMSHQSVLVFDVQDINAASPYPMPTQLTSDAEVIQKLNQLYYEIQPDSLTADYRRCQELKDAALRQFTEGSLSLQERAQVERLFWNCSDKICTLAYEQHQAGHPVSVDLLDLDEMLASIYYGNFSLFQSLPDSWAIDQVFPIMPIHRLDQEPRQWATLADLTCDSDGKINRFFGDDGQITSVLPLHDPDGEPYLLGVFLGGAYQEILGDLHNLFGDTNAVHIRSRPGGYRVSQVIKGDTISEVLSWVQYNSEDLAETLHHATEAALQQGQISLSEARSLQRHFEDNLRAYTYLH; encoded by the coding sequence ATGCCGACTTTGACTCGTTCTCCCTGGACACTGCGAGACAGCGAAAAGCTCTATCGCATCTCAGGTTGGGGGGATCCCTACTTTCGTATCAATGCTGCTGGTCACGTGGAGGTCACCCCACAAGGGATGCAACAGCAGGAACCGGGTATTGACCTGTATCAGCTTGTTACAGATTTGGTGGCACGCGGTTTGCAGTTGCCGCTACTGATCCGGTTCCCGGAAATTGTGGCGGATCGGATTGGGCGTATTTGTGGCAGCTTTCAACAGGCGATTGAGCGCTTTGGCTACCCGAACGTCTATCGAGGGGTCTATCCCGTTAAGGTGAATCAGCAGCGCCACCTCGTCGAGGAAGTGGTAAATCATGGGCGGGCTTATCACTTTGGCCTAGAGGCGGGATCCAAGCCGGAACTGTTGATTGCCCTGGCGCTTTTGGATACCCCTGAGGCGCTGCTGGTTTGCAATGGCTACAAAGACCGTGACTTTATTGAAACGGCCCTATTGGCCCAGCGGTTGGGACGTACGCCGATTATTGTCCTAGAGCGGCTGCAGGAGCTGGAGTTGGTGTTGGAGGCTGCCGACAAGTTGGGGATTGATCCCATCTTGGGGGTACGGGCCAAGCTGTCGGCGCAAGGGATCGGGCGCTGGGGCACTTCTGCTGGGGATCGGGCTAAGTTCGGCTTGACAGCTACGGATATTTTGCAGGTGGTGGAGCGCTTGCGGAAGGCGGGTAAGCTGCATTGCCTGCGGCTGCTGCATTACCACATCGGTTCCCAGATCTCAATGGTGAGCGTCCATGGGCGGGCTGTACGAGAAGCCAGCCAGATTTACATTGAACTGGTTAAACTGGGTGCCCCGATGGGTTACCTGGATATTGGCGGCGGCTTGGGCATTGATTACGACGGATCCCAGTCCACCAACCACTCCTCCCAAAGCTACAGCCTGGAAGACTACGCCGCGACGGTGGTGCAGACGGTGTTAACCACCCTGGAGCCCCACGGGATCCAGCCGCCGATTTTGGTCACCGAAAGCGGACGGGCTTTGATGTCCCATCAGTCGGTTTTGGTTTTTGATGTGCAGGATATCAATGCTGCCAGTCCCTACCCGATGCCAACCCAGTTGACCTCTGATGCAGAGGTGATCCAAAAGCTCAACCAGCTCTACTACGAGATCCAGCCCGACAGCCTGACCGCCGATTATCGCCGCTGCCAGGAACTGAAGGATGCTGCCCTACGCCAGTTCACGGAGGGATCCCTGAGTTTGCAGGAGCGGGCCCAAGTGGAACGGCTGTTTTGGAACTGCTCCGATAAAATTTGCACCTTGGCCTACGAGCAACACCAGGCAGGGCATCCCGTCTCGGTTGATCTGCTGGATCTCGACGAGATGTTGGCCAGCATTTACTACGGCAATTTCTCCCTGTTCCAATCTTTGCCGGACAGCTGGGCCATCGATCAGGTGTTCCCGATCATGCCGATTCACCGCCTCGATCAGGAGCCGCGCCAGTGGGCCACCTTGGCGGATCTCACCTGCGACAGTGACGGCAAGATCAACCGCTTTTTCGGCGATGATGGACAAATCACTTCTGTCTTACCTTTACACGACCCGGATGGGGAGCCCTACCTGTTGGGGGTCTTCCTGGGGGGGGCTTACCAAGAGATCTTGGGGGATTTGCACAACCTGTTTGGGGATACCAACGCTGTGCATATCCGCTCCCGTCCTGGTGGCTACCGGGTCTCTCAGGTGATCAAGGGGGACACGATCAGCGAGGTGCTGAGTTGGGTGCAGTACAACAGTGAAGATCTGGCAGAAACCCTCCACCATGCCACCGAAGCCGCTCTGCAGCAGGGGCAGATTAGCCTATCGGAGGCTCGTTCTTTGCAACGGCACTTTGAAGACAACCTGCGGGCCTATACCTACTTGCACTAG